The proteins below come from a single Campylobacter sp. CCUG 57310 genomic window:
- the thiF gene encoding sulfur carrier protein ThiS adenylyltransferase ThiF, with translation MNKMFSQNVAGATDALNKLNIAICGAGGIGSNLAVMLVRSGVKKLTIIDFDTVELSNLNRQHYFIKDIGKPKVVVLKEVLESISQVQIEAIEAKITAENAKEILKNFDVICEAFDSAEQKAMLANFVLANLDSLFIASSGMSGLSGEMKVRKVSEKFYVCGDETSDMKDGVMSPRVNICAGMMANLVLNLALQRAKKERA, from the coding sequence ATGAATAAAATGTTTAGCCAAAATGTGGCGGGAGCTACAGATGCTCTTAATAAGCTTAATATCGCTATTTGCGGAGCGGGCGGGATAGGCTCGAATTTGGCCGTTATGCTTGTGCGCTCAGGCGTTAAAAAGCTCACGATCATTGATTTTGACACGGTTGAATTAAGCAATTTAAACCGCCAGCACTACTTTATAAAAGATATTGGCAAGCCAAAAGTAGTGGTACTTAAAGAAGTTTTGGAAAGTATTTCGCAAGTGCAAATCGAGGCGATAGAGGCTAAGATCACCGCTGAAAACGCAAAAGAAATCTTAAAAAACTTTGACGTGATTTGCGAAGCGTTTGATAGTGCCGAACAAAAGGCTATGCTTGCAAATTTTGTGCTTGCAAATTTAGATAGCTTGTTTATAGCAAGTAGCGGAATGTCGGGACTTAGCGGAGAGATGAAAGTGCGAAAAGTAAGCGAAAAATTTTATGTTTGCGGTGATGAAACAAGTGATATGAAAGATGGTGTAATGAGCCCAAGAGTAAATATATGTGCGGGAATGATGGCGAATTTGGTGCTAAACTTGGCTTTACAAAGAGCAAAAAAGGAGCGTGCGTGA
- a CDS encoding thiazole synthase — MCGNDGEFGAKLGFTKSKKGACVKDDFLELGGHKFSSRFILGSGKFSLSLLEAAIKDAKAQIVTLALRRVNEGGSENILDFIPKDITILPNTSGARNADEAVRIAKLARELGCGDFVKVECIKDSRYLLPDNYETIKATEKLANLGFVVMPYMYPDLNVARDLVNAGAACVMPLGAPIGTNKGLATREFIKILIDEIELPVIVDAGIGSPAQACEAMQMGCAAVMANTAIATSGNVRAMAKAFGLSIEAGRLAYLAGLGEISETARASSPLSGFLE, encoded by the coding sequence ATGTGCGGGAATGATGGCGAATTTGGTGCTAAACTTGGCTTTACAAAGAGCAAAAAAGGAGCGTGCGTGAAAGATGATTTTTTAGAGCTTGGCGGGCATAAATTTAGCTCTCGCTTCATTTTAGGTTCTGGCAAATTTTCTCTATCTTTGCTTGAGGCTGCGATAAAAGATGCAAAAGCCCAGATCGTTACGCTCGCGCTTCGCAGGGTAAATGAGGGTGGAAGTGAAAATATACTTGACTTTATCCCAAAAGATATCACTATCCTGCCAAACACTTCAGGGGCCAGAAATGCAGATGAAGCCGTGCGTATCGCAAAGCTTGCGCGCGAACTTGGATGTGGCGACTTCGTTAAAGTCGAGTGTATAAAAGACAGCAGATATTTGCTACCTGATAACTACGAGACGATAAAAGCGACAGAGAAACTTGCAAATTTGGGCTTTGTCGTAATGCCTTATATGTACCCTGATCTAAACGTGGCTCGCGATCTTGTAAATGCCGGCGCTGCTTGTGTGATGCCTCTTGGAGCGCCTATCGGTACTAATAAAGGACTCGCCACTCGTGAATTTATCAAAATTTTAATAGATGAGATAGAACTACCTGTGATAGTTGATGCGGGTATCGGAAGCCCCGCTCAGGCTTGTGAGGCTATGCAGATGGGTTGCGCTGCCGTGATGGCAAATACCGCTATAGCCACTTCAGGAAATGTGCGAGCGATGGCAAAAGCTTTTGGTCTATCTATCGAAGCGGGTAGGCTTGCTTATCTGGCAGGGCTTGGCGAGATTAGCGAAACGGCAAGAGCGTCTAGCCCGCTAAGCGGATTTTTGGAGTAG
- the thiS gene encoding sulfur carrier protein ThiS, with translation MLIINGKDESEFIGRNLQDFLSSKNFKSQQVVAELNGEILPKDKFDTILNDGDRVEIVCFVGGG, from the coding sequence ATGCTAATTATAAACGGCAAAGACGAGAGCGAATTTATAGGGCGAAATTTGCAAGATTTTCTCTCAAGTAAAAATTTTAAATCCCAGCAAGTTGTAGCCGAATTAAACGGTGAAATTTTGCCAAAAGATAAATTTGATACTATTTTAAACGATGGCGACAGGGTAGAGATAGTCTGCTTCGTAGGCGGCGGCTGA